TTTCATTAACACATATAAACAATGATGTCAATTTCTACCATCAACTAGATCTACAAGATTTGTTTCCACTCACCCGTAATGAGTATCCACTTTCTGGGATAATGGCGAGTTCACCATTGCTTCACTCACTGATCTTCCACCTGATCAGAATGTCATATTTACTGGTGTTAAAGTCAAATTCAGGCTCCCCATTTGTTGTCCTGAAAAACACAAGTTATACGTCATTATTAAAACACAAATGATACGGCACACAAGTGTTTTTAAAGTCCCTAATAATCACCAagactgtatttatttgatttcaaCATGGAATTTTGTTGTCATTTAAAGtaactgtttctaaaatatatgttttaaaatgtaattaattttttacaatatttaaaatttttataaatttaatttactttttttttagcaaacttaTAGATTTAGAACGGATGGCCATTTCCACAGCACGTCCTGTAATGTCAGCAGAAAGTGATATGGTGTCTGCTTCTTCTATGAGAAAGTCTTAAGGTTTTGATGCCAGAAGACAGAAGTTTGATGTCAGAAACAACAAAGCTGAGAAACTCAAAAGAGAATCTTTCAGTCTGTCTTTTATACATGGTCTTTTATGCACAGTCCTTTATACAGTTTTTCTTCACAGGCTTTCCTCACGTTTATTCATCTGTACATATTTCTATTTTACTCaggaaacattttaaatgcagtttaaaCTAGCTGCATGAACTAGCTGCATTCATTCACAACTCTAGGCACAGTACACTGTATATTGGAATTAGTAGAGTGATCACAGGAAGCTAATTAGCAATCTTTAATTGTTCTGGCAGTAGGCCCTGGTGCTCAATGTTGGTTTAATGTTATAGGCTTTTAGTGCTAATGACATAAGGCCACAGCGAATCCCTTGCATTAAGTGACTAAGAGTTCTTGATTCCCCTGCAATTATAACATCCAGTAATTACAAATCCATTTCACACACTTTTCACTCGCTGTACTTAAAGACTAAAACACTAAATTAGCTCAAGTGAAGTGCTTAGTACCTGAGCATCTTGTGCAGTTTGGCTCTGGTCAAACCCAGTCCGTTATCCATAAACGAGAGGCAGTCCAGTCCACTGATGCACGTCCTGTCGATCCACATCTGTCTGGCACGAACATCTGGGTCATAAGCATtatctgcaacacacacacaaaagttggGATTTAGTCAACTTACCAATCAGCCCAGCTATAGCACTGAATGGCCAGGTGTGACTTCTGGAAttagaataaagaaactttgGACTGATCTGCAAAAAGGAAATAGTGTGTCATGCTGAAATGCTAAAAAGTTTGATGATGCGtcttgcattttatttaatttgtaaaaaaatacattggtTTACCAgccaattcgaatgttatcactcgattgaatgggtgttatcaggggttatcagctgatagatatgggccagtaggggccttctgcacctactggtaggcccATGTTGTTATCCATctgtggctggaagttaacgagaattatttatattatgtaatacatttcccattaattgtatctattaacatctacacctaccctaatCCTAAACCAAATCTtcacagcaatgtaaaaacagatctggagtcttctctattagtatagctgactaactacgagaattatttatttattcattcattttcttttcagcctttattagtcaggggtcgccacagcggaatgaaccgccaacttatccatcatatgtttttacgcagtggatgcccttccagcctactagaaggcgcagaaggcccctactggcccatatctatcagctgataaccactgataacgcctacTCAGTCGAATGATAGCATTCGAAACAGGTGCTTTACAAGAAACTATGTtcaatgtttttatgtatttcatttaattcttgctatttttttggttgttgttgtttgttcaatCTGAGTCAACAagttaaaaatgctttaaaccaTGTTGTTCTGTGAATCTTTTACATTATAATTATTGCCATAGAACGTGATTTTGAGATAGAAATGTATAaaggtaaatatttttttatttatatcttcatgattttaaaaataataataatatatgaataaaatcatgattttttaaGCATTTCAAGTTCCTatactacattttttaattacaatcagacttttatttttaaataagataTTATTATACAATGTGATTTTGagatagaaatgtaaaaataataataataataataataataataataataataataataataataataataataataatatatgaacaAAACACATGAACTTTCaactttttcatgatttttttaaagcatttcaagtaaaaataaagtttctatatcactcatcattcattcattttcttttcggcttagtccctttattaatctgaggtccaTAAAagcagaagcccttccagccacaacccatcactgggaaacacacactcattcacacactcatatactacggtcaattttagcatactcaattcacctgcaccacatgtctttggacttgtggggggaactgaagcacccggaggaaaaacacgcgaacacggggagaacatgcaaactcgacacagaaatgctaactgacccagccgatgcttgaaccagtaaccttcttgcagtgaggccaccGCTTCGCCACCAtttctatataatattttttcaattaattacaaTCAgacttatattttaaaatatgatattgtcaaattatgtaatataattttgAGAAAAGAATATAGAAATTTAGAAATTTAgtaacaaatataaattattcaaACATTTTACCAACTATTTCTTTAAGATAAACACTTTtgtgaatgaaaacaaaataattagttgacatttttaaaacatcatttgaaaaataaacttGATTATTGGTAACAAGACTGAGAAAAATACAtccataatttaattttaagaaattacacacacacacacacacacacacacacacacacatacatatatatatatatatatatatatatatatatatatatatatatatatatatatatatatatatatatatatatatatatatatatatatatacacatatatatatttatatgaacaaaacacaaactttttttatgattttaagaATTTCTTTAAGATAAACAAAATATGAATTtgtgaatgaaaacaaaataattaattgacatttttaaaacatcctTTGAAAAAGAAACTTGATTTTTGGTAACAGGACTGAGAAAATGGATCCTTCCCCTACTTTGAAaccttgtaaaaaacaaaacaaaggtgtCTGAGATTGAGATTGCCCAATATACATTTCAATCAGTTAAATATGTGTGTTGCTATACAGTGTTgaaaaaagattaatttaattttaagaaatTACATGTATACAAAACACATGAACTTTAaactttttcatgatttttttaaagcatttaaagtaaaaaataaagtttctataccacatttttaaattaattactgtcagacttttatttttaaataggacATTATCATAAGGTGATTTTGAGATTTTTGTGGAAGAAAtttagtaaaaatataaattataacatttaatataaattaatataaaaataaacattttacaactATTTCTTTAAGATAAACACTTTTGTGaatggaaaacaaaataatttaaatatatatatatatatatatatatatatatatatatatatatatatatatatacatatatatatacatatatatatacatatatatatatacatatatatacagagtctatggctgcgtccgaaaccgcctactactcagtaggtattgcatttgaatttaaacgtactactcggctgttagaaaagtacgttctgtacagtatgaatgtgaaaagtatgaatgaaaTTCGGCATAGATATAtccattagatgtcgcctaccctgttgttgtctattggaaggaatgcgtcaatagagccgccattttagtacagggtagcgctcctttgaaatcaatgcgggaccaagctgcagtggaggactgtggccatccagagccagagaaatgcacatatacacatatatctatgatcgggagtttccCCGGAGGTCaacttgttttctttgtttgctcgttactacacctgcagacagcgctaaagtccagcatcttcacctagtaacactgtcttgactagtacGGTTGCAGCTgttggatgtgattttgcccattctgactagctgctgtctatctgtcagaaagctggtgatccattgacagactaggaacagagagctgggtcagtttgttcTCGAGCAGGGATGgaacgatggtgttaaaggcagaattgAAGTGCACAGACAGAACCTTTGCGTAGTTCCCtcgtttgtccagatgttgtagggtataatgcagtcccatgttgactgcatcatccacagactgGTTTGCTCCATGGgcaaactgcagggggtccagcaaaggtccagtgatgtccttcagataagCTAGCACCAGTCCTTCGGATGACTTCATGGCCAAAGATGTTAAGGCAACCAGTCACTAGTCTTTGAGTCCTGTGGTCTTTGGCTTCTTCAGAATTGGGATGATGGTGAAGCATTTGAAGCAGGATGAAACTTTGCACTGTTCCAGTGATTTGGTGaagttctcagacaggctggtgaaacaccgtctgggcctggtgctttacTTATCTTcggtttactgaagatctgatgcacattatcctcactgatctgaagtgcaggGGGGAGAGggagatggctggaggtgttgatggctgtgtagggagatggtcagGGTGGGTGTGGGGTGTCTGGTCAGAGGTATTAAACATACAGTGGAACATATTCAGCTCATTGCaagatgtttattgctgtcgatgctGGGGGATGATGTCTTGTAGTTAGTGATGTCTTTCAGGCTTTTTCACACTTATGCAGGGTCGTTGGCAGAAAACTGGTTTtccagctttttggcatagctctTCTCAGCCACACCAATCTCACACTTCTCtacgtcaaacagaaattggagaaaaaaataaaaagaggggctaataattgatggaggctaataattctgacttcaactgtatctatattGCACTTCACATACGGCGATGATGCTTGGTATCCATTGGAATAATCCAAAACAGTGCATTTCAGATTCAAGGGGAACACAACAGAGCACAGAAATAACATTGttgtaattcatttttattttcagattaaACAAACTATCATCAATATTATGTAGAAATACAACATTGATAAATTCAAACATTACAAGAGCACTCACAATACACAGAGTAAAAATGATTGTTAATTTAGAAGTAATTACACTGAAAAGCGATTAATTGCTTTACTTTTGAAAGGGAGTAAACAAGTTGCCTACAAGGAACAAGTTgacttttacttaaaaaagtgagtagatctgttttataattgtttgtaaataacttttttataatcagtttaataataacttttataattaggcacagttcatttaaataattttaaggcaacggATTTACTCactttgagtaaagtcaacttatcgctttaaaagcaacaggtttaaacttgttttaaagcagtgtttctccaACAATTTCCTGGAGGGTCACCAGCTCAgcacatttccatgtctcctaatccaacacacctgattCATATCATTAGCTCATTAGCAGACACTGAAAGACCTGCAACAGGTGTGACAGacaacggagacatccaaaacatgcagtattAGTGGTCCTCcatgaacgtggttgagaaacactgttttaaagtcaactaatcactttttacagtgtaatgtagcTAATgtttgtatttgcattgtaaataaacagctttttttGCTCAAAATGGATCTTTGCGCACATTTTGGTCTGTGAAGTTTAACAAAACTTCCAAATttcacataaaaatgtatttatgtggTTGCAGTCATgtactttaaagggacagttcacacaaaaataaaatttactgttaatttaaatcaccctcaggccatcaaaAATGTAGGTGATTCAGATCCAGTAATTCaaagaagactttttttttatctgaacgTGTGGTCCTTGATTGATTCATCAAAATTGagagacaaaaaaatatatacaaaaaaaaattgagtaatgCATAAATGTCAGGATGTATGAAATGTTAGGATGACAATACATAGATCATTTCAATATGGCGATATTATTGTTCCATGAACAGTTCCTGCTTGTCGtcaaactatttcagaactgTTACAAGATGTGATTCAGTCATAAGTAATGGTAACACGACTGTCATTAAACACCTATCAATATGTGGAGCTTTCTAGACCCTCAGAAGTTATGGaaattaaaaaattctaaaaaagaaaattccTTAGGACCTGTGTTATTGTTTACGTCCCTCAATATGGCCTAAAGTCAGTAGGcacgtttttttattttgttttatcaacTCTCAAAGTGCTCTTCATTAGCATTATATAATCACCAtggctaaaaaaaaacattttactgaaGAGAAAATGTCTCTAACATTCTTCAGATGTCCTTAGAGAATAGgactcaaactcaattcctggagggccgcagctctgcacagattttctctaatcaaacacagctgatcaaattaatcagtgtttaagactactagactattaagcaggtgtgagttggaggtggttggagttaaactatggagagctgtggccctccaggaattgagttcaCGGCCATTGCCTTAGAGTAAGCAACTTAACATTAACTGAAAGTTTCaattatgggtgaactatcctttttaaaaaaaacacttaaaatacactCTATTTGCCTATTCATCAATTCCTTAACCAAATTGTAAAGCTTTTTGTGTTACATTTACAATTAATTGCACAATGCACTTAGTAACTTATTTCGAGAGCacctttaagggatagttcatccaaaaatgaacatttactcactatttactctcctctGATTCCAAACCcaagtttctttattttgcttcacacaaaagaagatattttgaagaatgctgaaaaccggtagcCACTGACAGCTTGAAAGTAAACAAAGCTAGTTTGGAAGAAGCGAATGGTGAGTAAACCatgagaattttcagttttgtgtgaactatccctttaaaaagcaTACTTGAAACCTTCAATTCACCACATTAATCAAATCTTTGACAAAATTGTAAAGCTTTTTGTgttatatttacaattaattgCACAATTGCACTTAGAAACTTATTTCTGGagcaccttaaagggatagttcaccaaaaaatgaacatttactcactatttactctccttcgactggttccaaaccagtttctttattcagttgaacacaaaagaagatattttgaagaatgctgaaaacctgtaaccactgacagcttaaaaagtaagtaaagctTATTTGGAAGAAGGGAATGGTGAGTAAACAAAGAGGATTTTCAGTTGtgtgtgaattatccctttaagaatcagtCTGAGTTGGGCTTTATGATACCAGAGAGGTTCATTTGGATGTTTCTCGACTTGACTCCAGACTATAACATATACACAAACCTCTCTTTCACCAAGGCTGCACTTTCATCTCTGAAACAAACTGGCCATGAGGCTCTTTAGCTCCTGCAGGCAGCAATGCCAAGTACACTGGAGTGATGGCGCCCTCATCTGGTGATTTGGTTGCATTTGGTCCAGCCATGTCAGTCCTGACCCATCCTGGACAGCAGGCGTTGCACAGGATCTCATCCCCAGGTCTTTCTTTGGTCAGATTTCGGGCTAGGATTCGAGTCAGGGTGGTGAGGCCAGTTTTAGAGATGCCATAGGCTGTTGAGGGCCATCCTCGTTCTGAATGAACCCCTTCCTGAGCCTCACGGACGAATCGCTCCATTAGTCCATTTAACTCTTCCTCTGTGATATCGTCACTTCGGAATCGGGCCTGGAGTTCTGGACTGCAGCGGCCTAGTGCCATTGAGCCCATTACGCTGGAGACATTTACTAATCGACCTAGaaggataaaaaaaaagtgaaattaaaataatgtttttttagatgttggtattgttttgttagttttaaggatatctaagAGCTGGTGTGGTACAAAACAATGACACAATTTGcatttagaatatataaaactgatataagtATACTATAAGTATATAGTATAAGCAAagtttgtagtttgtcacttccatctAAATGGAGCATTgctttttttcacgtcacctcatacttcaattTCTCATCCaatcttgaccaatcagatgctctctagtatctgcaATGCGCTGACTCCTTCAAGAtgtttctcatttgcttttcatttgatgtgcttgagctcaaccactctcactggcagagctgttataaagaaaacgctattggctgttttttaaaaaagggagGGACTACCCTATGTTACATAAAGCATTCAATaacaaatgcacatttcaaagcacttcacgggactttTTTGACCAAGAGACAGTTCACCGAAAAAATTTATTGATcctcatgagtttctttttttcctgaagaaaatatattttcgaaaaatgtcagaaactggtaaccattgacacccatagttggaaaaacaaatacaatgtaagtcaatggataccggttttcaattaattaattatttttatttttaaaatatcttcatttgtgcttaacagaagaaagaaactcataaatatgAAGGGTAAGCAAATGATGACAATAGTGGTGTCTCATTGCAGAGACTGCATCCTCAGACGGATGCATTCGAAGGGCACTACGTCATCGTGGCGCAACGAAGGCTGTcccgtttttttaaaaattcaaagtctccttcaaatgcagcctcaaaaCGTGTCCTTCGTTTCTgaggtaatgaaggacacaactaGTGGATCCTTTGCGACCTCAATCCCAAGAGTCATTgagcatttttaaaagaaaactttgGATTAAAGgtatgaattaggttttattttacgtGGACATCTAAACacgttaaaaaacaaaacaaaaaggagtACGATATGTCttactaaaaagtgattttatagacagtttacacGTGTACATGtttaaggaaatatatttccagatTTTATAaaccttgttttgccttcagatcattgaaagttttaaatttactttgaaaaaatcattacacattttattacaGCTTATTAACGACAGCTGTAACAGTTGTAAGGTGATAGGATCCGTTCTCTGTAGGCTTgatcgtctcatttcaaaacactcgattcggcctgtgtggacttcgaaagattcacctttgaagtctgcatctttcggaggatgcagcctctgaaataagAGACAGCTACAGTTACAGTTAGttctactttttttaaaaactcttgtttttatttttatttcagttaacgaaaatgatttaaaattttagtttttgttttttcgttttcGTTAGCTAAATTAACCTTgcatcgaataaaaaaaaaactgcacatttcaaagcacgtTACGGGACCTTTACAGTTTTTTTtgacagacgctaggacacatttctcaatacttaggtcacttttgcaaaactcttcacacaattctcctaaccgactttcagcttggcaaagcagttcatttcacattcataatgcactacaactaccaaaacactttctTCAGGTCTcaaactcattcttccagaacactagcaaaggttcacagccgacaaacacactttgtcacccacaaaacaatgaccgAAAAAGCactaacaacatgtagcattacacagAGTTTTCTTGTGTGAAACAAGAACCcatctctgtttataactgcaatatacgttactggaatgaatcagacatgatgcagaattcctcagtattttatgtctttttttagttttatttttttgcaccaagtaattccaaaatacaatAATTTGTATACACACCgtccactgatacagatacaatagtaatgctaatctaCTCTGACTTATCCATTTGGCCACAGGTTCTCATCCACATCACACATCTTATGTCATCTAGGGCAATACACCTAGGAAAGAAACTTCTGGCATGTCTGATCCATCCCAGCCACGCTTCTTCCTCTTTCAGCCACTTCTCTATTTCTGGCTGGGTCCATGTTTACATCACAATACAAACCTATTCAGCAGTTGTCTCCTTTTGCAATGAAATTGAAAGAGTAACACCTGTGTAGATGTTCATCTACAATGAGAATCATCCGTGGCTGGTTAAACTCcatttttagatttgaaatatgtttcaataaaatattgctgttgaattttgctgtctgattcagttttgcatgatgttattgttttgaacagaagtttaacagttttgaaaacagtatgtaagcatgtgcaaaatgtcctgtacgtacaAAGAGTTTgggcagttgttgtgtctgagtgagaaaagaattcatTAAATTTGAGAGATATAGccattgaatgcattttgtgccaaaaggatgagaattgatcctcagtttagcccatATAGACTtatgttgtgctcactgtgtgaagagttttgcaaaagtgacctacaGTAAGTATAGGGacattgagaaatgtgtcctagcgtctgtaaaaaaaactgtaaagagacagttcacccaaaaaatgacatttcattcagtatttatttacattcaggagtttcttttttctgaagaCAAGAAACCGGTAAACACAGACaaccatagttggaaaaacaaatactgtggacgttgatggttaccggttttatttgtttttttacactctCGCTGTTCATTTGCATTTTATAACAACCATGGTTACAGCAAAAAAATTTTTACTGAAGAGAAAATGTCTCCAACATCTCTCAGATGTGCTTAGAGCACAAGTGTCAAAATCAGTTCCTGAAGGACCGCAGCGGTTTCATTCTaactctgcttcaacacacttaagctgcagtcaaacttgacttttcttcctatagacttccattcatacgcacggaaatgcgtcagaccggaagcgcggggtcatgcgtcaagtttcgcaggttgctgcggtgcaaagttcaagcttggtgaactctaacctgcgaaatcgcatcacttgactgcgtgagaccaatcgaagatcaaaacacaacctctctgggcagaaatgtaaaacataaagcaatcgctggctttttttaatgtctaataagcttgtttaatcccggcccttttcgcagcgccgtacgacagaatttcgcacacacaaagcccagtgtgaccgtagctttacctgtaggtttcaaacaagcctgaaggactcaattagtttgatcaggtgtgtttaataaggggtaaaagctaaactgtgcagagctgtggccctccaggaactggatttgacacctgtgccttaGAGTAAGTAAATTAACAAGAAATTTTAATtatgggtgaacgatccctttaaaaaaacatatttcaaacagTACAATTCACCATATCTTTGACAAAATTGTAAAGCTTTTTGTGTTATAAAAATTGCACAATGCACTTAGTGTGTCAATGTcagaaatcggtaaccattgacacccatagtaggaaaaacaaatgccatggaagtcaatggttactggtttttgatttttttttttgtttaaatatcttcgtttgtgtttaacagaagaatgaatCTGATAAAcattgtgacaagtgaaggatgagcaaATGCTGACAGGGTTTTGAGTTCAAGTAAGAAAAGGAAGGAATGTTTAAAGGAAGAAATGCGATAAGATAAATCCCCAGACTAGCAGGTTCTGGGAGGTATGACTGGTATGACCTACCTCCTGGTTTGATAATGGGTAAGAACACATTGCACATGTCTCTGGTGGCAAAGAAGTTGGTCTTCAATGTCACATCTGCTTGGGTCCCAAAGGGGGTTGTGTCGGCCACTGCCACGAAGAAATCAAACATTGTTTTATTAGTCAAATTGTAAAAACTTCTtcaaggtttgaaaccacttgaaagTGAGTTAACAGTAATTACATATGCATCTTTGGGTAAACTTATGTGagagaatgaatgtgtgaatattgaATAATGTCATGAAAgagtgtttattttcatttaatttcccTTTAAGTGATGTTAACAAGATAGTTTGCTCATTTGCTCAAAATTacttactcattatttactcgtcttcaagtgattccaaacctttatgtctTTCTTTCTTCCAGTAAACAACACTaaaaacctgtatccattgacttccatagtatcggGAGGGAATGGAAGccagtggttactggttttcaactttattcaaaatatcttataaaaaatatcataatatctaataaaaaatacttattttaaacatACCCTATAATAAAACACCtccaaaaaaagctgaaaacctgtaaccagctttcttcaaaatatctttttttgtgtttaacagaggaaagaaatacttgtttcaaacatatCACATCATAAACCTCccctgaagaaagctgaaagcctgtaaccattgacttccatagtaggaaaaacaaaaactgtggaagtcaatggttaggttttcagctttcttcaaaatatcttcttttgtgtttaacagaagtaaTACTTGCTTTAAACATactctataataaaaaaaaaactaaaaaaggctaaaaaaacttgtaaccactgacttccatagtagaaaaaacaaatactatgcaagtcaatggttaaaggtttttcagctttcttcaaaagaagtttttttcagctttctttcttCTTTATAATAAAACACCTCCGAAAAAGctgaaaagctgaaaacctgtaaccgttgactttcatagtaggaaaaacaaacaactaaggcagtcaatggttacaggttttcagcttttttcaaaatttattaatttgtgtttaacaaaaacaaatac
This genomic stretch from Danio aesculapii chromosome 1, fDanAes4.1, whole genome shotgun sequence harbors:
- the cbr1 gene encoding carbonyl reductase [NADPH] 1, translating into MSQCKVALVTGANKGIGFAIARALCKEYTGDVYLSSRDVGRGTAAVDSLKKEGLNPLFHQLDINDPNSVRTARDFFQEKYGGLDVLINNAGIAFKMADTTPFGTQADVTLKTNFFATRDMCNVFLPIIKPGGRLVNVSSVMGSMALGRCSPELQARFRSDDITEEELNGLMERFVREAQEGVHSERGWPSTAYGISKTGLTTLTRILARNLTKERPGDEILCNACCPGWVRTDMAGPNATKSPDEGAITPVYLALLPAGAKEPHGQFVSEMKVQPW